The following proteins are encoded in a genomic region of Rhodoferax aquaticus:
- a CDS encoding helix-turn-helix domain-containing protein, translated as MPLGLSPSELERIDDVVASRRKVKRGDTLFRNGERFTSLFAIRTGFFKTCVASEDGRDQVTGFQMAGEVIGLDGIVHDHHTCDAVALEDAEVCVMPFDRIEELSREVNALQRHVHKIMSREIVRENGVMLLLGSMRAEERVAAFLLNLVQRLHARGFSQSELILRMTREEIGSYLGLKLETVSRTFSKFADDGIVEVKQRHVRILNTEALKDIVNPKVCN; from the coding sequence ATGCCCTTGGGCTTGAGTCCATCGGAGCTTGAACGGATAGATGACGTCGTCGCAAGTAGACGAAAAGTGAAGCGTGGCGACACTCTCTTTAGAAACGGGGAGCGCTTCACGAGTCTCTTTGCCATCCGCACAGGTTTCTTCAAGACCTGTGTGGCATCGGAAGACGGCCGTGACCAAGTAACTGGATTCCAAATGGCAGGGGAAGTCATTGGCCTAGACGGCATAGTGCATGACCATCACACATGTGATGCCGTGGCCCTAGAAGACGCTGAGGTCTGCGTCATGCCATTTGACCGCATTGAGGAGTTGTCTAGAGAGGTCAATGCCCTGCAGCGCCATGTTCATAAGATCATGAGCCGTGAAATCGTCCGCGAAAACGGGGTGATGCTTTTACTTGGCAGCATGCGCGCTGAAGAACGGGTAGCTGCATTTTTATTGAATTTAGTACAACGATTGCATGCCCGTGGATTCTCTCAATCAGAGCTCATCTTGCGAATGACGCGCGAAGAAATCGGCAGCTATCTAGGTCTCAAGCTTGAGACCGTGAGCCGCACATTCTCCAAGTTTGCAGACGATGGCATCGTCGAAGTCAAGCAACGCCACGTACGAATACTGAACACTGAGGCGCTCAAAGACATTGTCAACCCCAAGGTTTGCAACTAG
- a CDS encoding FixH family protein translates to MSTSQIDTSRPWWQFGHVWLVISGPLTVVIASFFTFYLAAVGTDPVVDEDYYRKGIEINSTLSANPSSLAPAIQARNHAATGAPAPK, encoded by the coding sequence ATGTCAACTTCACAAATCGATACGTCTCGCCCATGGTGGCAATTCGGCCATGTATGGCTCGTCATTTCCGGGCCACTCACCGTGGTGATAGCTAGCTTTTTCACCTTCTATCTGGCTGCAGTAGGTACTGACCCCGTAGTGGACGAGGACTACTACCGCAAAGGCATTGAGATTAACAGCACGTTATCGGCTAATCCCAGTAGCTTGGCACCTGCTATTCAAGCCCGTAACCATGCCGCGACAGGCGCCCCAGCACCCAAGTAA
- the ccoG gene encoding cytochrome c oxidase accessory protein CcoG — translation MTPSSNRVIPIVESSDKGPIEPPAGADAELIALYEAHKKIYPRSVSGFFSRWRWATVFLTQLVFYGVPWLEWGQRQAVLFDLGARRFYIFGLVLYPQDFIYLTGLLVISAFSLFLFTAVAGRLWCGYACPQTVYTELFLWLEKLTEGDRSARMRRDAGPWTAEKLARKFGKHLLWLALALWTGFTFVGYFTPIHELGAEFLQLSLGPWENFWVFFYGFATYGNAGFMREQVCKHMCPYARFQSAMFDKDTLIVTYDRERGEPRGARSKKADLTTLNLGACVDCTLCVQVCPTGIDIRNGLQYECIGCGACADVCDTVMDKVGYPRGLVRYSTENAVSQHWTRSQTWRHVLRPRVLVYTAVLGLVVCAMVAGLALRTPFKVDVVRDRGSLARIVGGGRIENVYRLQIMNATELAQTYTIAAEGLPGLTVSYDEHLIVEATQARWVAVRVQIPYEAAQPGSHAIHFKISAPTLERTVAEKSVFIVPR, via the coding sequence ATCACTCCGTCGTCCAATAGGGTTATACCTATCGTTGAGTCATCTGACAAAGGGCCCATTGAGCCACCAGCAGGTGCGGACGCGGAGTTGATCGCCTTGTATGAGGCACACAAGAAAATCTATCCCCGCAGCGTGTCTGGGTTCTTTTCTCGCTGGCGCTGGGCTACGGTGTTTCTCACGCAGTTGGTGTTTTATGGTGTGCCGTGGTTGGAGTGGGGGCAGCGTCAAGCTGTTTTGTTTGACCTAGGCGCACGGCGCTTTTACATTTTTGGCCTAGTGCTCTACCCGCAGGACTTTATCTACTTGACGGGGCTTCTGGTTATCTCCGCGTTCTCTTTGTTTTTGTTTACTGCCGTTGCAGGGCGGCTGTGGTGCGGATACGCGTGCCCACAAACGGTGTACACGGAGTTGTTTCTTTGGTTGGAAAAGCTGACTGAAGGTGATCGTTCCGCCCGCATGCGCCGCGATGCAGGCCCCTGGACTGCAGAGAAACTGGCTCGTAAGTTTGGGAAACACTTGTTGTGGCTTGCACTGGCTCTTTGGACAGGGTTTACTTTTGTGGGGTACTTCACCCCGATTCATGAGTTAGGCGCCGAGTTTTTGCAGCTCTCTTTAGGGCCTTGGGAAAATTTTTGGGTCTTTTTCTACGGTTTTGCAACCTATGGCAATGCAGGGTTTATGCGGGAGCAGGTGTGCAAGCACATGTGCCCCTACGCACGGTTTCAAAGCGCGATGTTCGACAAGGACACCTTGATCGTTACCTATGACCGAGAACGTGGGGAGCCTCGTGGAGCGCGCTCTAAGAAAGCCGATCTGACCACTTTGAACTTAGGCGCATGCGTGGATTGCACCTTATGCGTACAAGTCTGTCCAACCGGAATAGACATTCGAAATGGCCTGCAGTACGAGTGCATAGGCTGCGGTGCCTGTGCAGACGTCTGTGACACCGTTATGGACAAAGTGGGTTACCCACGCGGACTTGTGCGGTATTCGACCGAAAATGCCGTGAGCCAACATTGGACGCGTAGCCAAACTTGGCGCCATGTCTTGCGGCCACGTGTATTGGTGTATACCGCAGTGCTAGGGCTGGTCGTGTGCGCAATGGTTGCAGGCTTGGCGCTGCGCACACCCTTTAAGGTCGATGTGGTGCGAGACCGTGGCAGCCTAGCCCGCATCGTTGGAGGAGGGCGGATTGAGAATGTCTACCGACTTCAAATCATGAATGCGACTGAGCTTGCGCAAACATACACGATTGCCGCTGAAGGTTTGCCTGGCCTTACAGTGTCGTACGACGAGCATCTAATCGTTGAGGCTACTCAGGCTCGCTGGGTTGCTGTGAGGGTTCAAATACCTTACGAAGCTGCGCAGCCAGGATCCCATGCGATTCATTTCAAGATTAGCGCGCCAACGCTAGAGCGGACGGTGGCAGAAAAGTCTGTTTTTATTGTTCCACGTTAA